A stretch of Sulfitobacter sp. THAF37 DNA encodes these proteins:
- a CDS encoding PRC-barrel domain-containing protein, whose protein sequence is MKSTLITATTLLAASTTLAAAQQQMDPSNVISADQITDGHVYRMDVTEGDTVWTDNASYTEVDASWNRVGDIEDVLFDRNGQIVGVLAEIGGFLDIGDRDVILPLENVRFAGSGQTIHYVTDLTEEELNNLPEVDEDMWDD, encoded by the coding sequence ATGAAGAGCACTCTCATCACCGCAACCACCCTTCTTGCCGCCAGCACGACCCTGGCCGCCGCACAGCAGCAAATGGACCCGTCCAATGTGATTTCGGCTGATCAGATCACCGATGGCCATGTGTACCGCATGGATGTGACGGAGGGCGACACGGTCTGGACTGACAACGCCAGCTATACCGAGGTGGACGCGAGCTGGAACCGTGTAGGCGACATCGAAGATGTGCTGTTCGACCGGAACGGTCAGATCGTCGGCGTGCTGGCAGAGATCGGCGGATTTCTGGATATCGGCGACCGGGACGTGATCCTGCCGCTGGAGAACGTGCGGTTCGCAGGCAGCGGTCAGACGATCCATTATGTGACCGACCTGACCGAAGAAGAGCTGAACAATCTGCCCGAGGTCGATGAAGACATGTGGGACGATTGA
- a CDS encoding GNAT family N-acetyltransferase → MPDPSLALHPVDSAPDLDAVRALCWGYRDYLLNYGPNERVITETFYPEDQYAHLMDRLAEEHARPTGFILLARKDGEPVGCGMSHPLGGDATEIKRVFVTEAARGTGAGRAICAALIDQARADGFRRVLLDTSRNFAPARALYLSLGFVERGPYQHIPQFARDKICYFELTL, encoded by the coding sequence ATGCCGGATCCATCCCTCGCCCTGCACCCCGTGGACAGCGCCCCGGATCTCGACGCGGTTCGCGCGCTCTGCTGGGGCTATCGCGACTACCTTCTGAACTACGGTCCGAACGAGCGGGTCATCACCGAAACATTCTATCCCGAAGACCAATATGCGCACCTGATGGACCGGCTGGCGGAGGAACACGCGCGCCCCACCGGGTTCATCCTGCTCGCGCGCAAGGACGGTGAACCGGTCGGATGCGGCATGTCGCATCCGCTGGGTGGGGACGCCACCGAAATCAAGCGCGTCTTCGTCACCGAAGCCGCCCGCGGCACGGGAGCGGGCCGGGCAATCTGTGCCGCACTGATCGACCAGGCGCGGGCGGACGGCTTCCGCAGGGTTCTGCTCGACACCTCCAGGAACTTCGCCCCCGCCCGCGCGCTCTATCTTTCGCTGGGCTTTGTCGAACGCGGCCCCTATCAGCACATCCCCCAATTCGCCCGTGACAAGATCTGCTATTTCGAACTGACCCTCTGA
- a CDS encoding AbrB family transcriptional regulator, whose product MRWPDTPSSLLVTLSTLVVGGLGAAAAWAMTAPIFILLGPAVAVSLAGLGGMRSGVDPRLRDSCFVVLGIAVGAGFDQDALGAMLRWPLAFLLMGCVLWLVLVLSRAILTRFFGFDGRSALLAGAPGHLSFVIAFAADSRLDVARVSIVQSVRLLALTLVVPYIAILLGVEVSSTIAPQGARIGLVPLAVLACAAVLLGRVLARLSVPAPLLLGGMVASATAHLSGLATGVLPNWLIQPAYLVLGALIGTRFSGVTPAQLLRGLGAGLTVTAVAAGAAVLGALPVALALGIPLAHVMVAFAPGGLETMIALGVVLGVVPGFVAASHIARLLILTVLLPAMLGRDTRRADPAPPQHERGN is encoded by the coding sequence ATGCGCTGGCCTGATACCCCTTCCTCCCTCCTGGTGACCCTGTCCACGCTGGTCGTCGGCGGACTTGGGGCGGCGGCGGCCTGGGCCATGACCGCCCCGATCTTCATTCTGCTTGGCCCCGCGGTTGCGGTGTCGCTGGCGGGGCTCGGGGGGATGCGCAGCGGCGTGGATCCGCGCCTGCGCGACAGCTGTTTCGTGGTGCTGGGCATCGCGGTGGGCGCGGGTTTCGACCAGGACGCCCTGGGCGCGATGCTGCGCTGGCCGCTGGCCTTCCTGCTGATGGGCTGCGTGCTCTGGCTGGTCTTGGTCCTCAGCCGTGCGATCCTGACCCGCTTTTTCGGTTTCGATGGCCGCTCGGCCCTGCTGGCCGGGGCGCCGGGGCACCTGAGCTTCGTGATCGCCTTTGCCGCGGACAGCCGACTTGACGTCGCGCGGGTGTCGATCGTGCAATCGGTGCGCCTGTTGGCGCTGACGCTGGTGGTTCCTTACATCGCCATCCTGCTGGGCGTGGAGGTGTCAAGCACCATCGCCCCGCAGGGCGCGCGGATCGGTCTGGTCCCGCTGGCGGTGCTGGCCTGTGCCGCCGTGCTGCTGGGCCGTGTCCTGGCCCGGCTTTCGGTGCCCGCGCCGCTGCTCTTGGGGGGCATGGTCGCATCCGCCACGGCGCATCTGTCCGGGCTTGCCACCGGGGTCCTGCCGAACTGGCTGATCCAGCCCGCATATCTGGTTCTGGGTGCGCTGATCGGCACGCGGTTCTCCGGCGTGACGCCCGCGCAGCTGCTGCGGGGGCTGGGGGCGGGCCTGACCGTGACCGCCGTGGCCGCGGGGGCCGCCGTTCTGGGCGCGCTGCCGGTTGCGCTGGCGCTGGGGATCCCGCTGGCCCATGTCATGGTGGCCTTTGCCCCCGGCGGGCTTGAGACGATGATCGCCCTGGGCGTGGTGCTGGGCGTCGTGCCGGGCTTTGTCGCCGCCAGCCACATCGCGCGGTTGCTGATCCTGACGGTGCTGCTGCCCGCGATGCTGGGCCGGGACACGCGCCGCGCCGACCCCGCCCCCCCCCAGCACGAGCGGGGGAATTAG
- a CDS encoding DMT family transporter: protein MDNFRGAGLMLLSMLGFALEDMFIKLLADTLSVGQILTMLGLGGALVFGSVVLAQGNRPLSRSMLNLPIALRGLGEILGTMCFVSAIVLTPISSASAILQATPLVVTLGAALFLGEKVGWRRWSAIGVGLFGVLVIIRPGMDSFEVLSLLAVGAVFALTMRDLATRRTPAVFTTMQLSFLGFLVVIPAGVTLMLFQGTAFVMPRGVQWVYFLSGTSIGILAYYAIVAAMRVGEVSFVTPFRYARLLFALVIGVAVFGERPDALTLAGAAVIVLSGIYTVWRERKIGVLP, encoded by the coding sequence ATGGACAACTTTCGCGGTGCGGGGCTGATGCTGTTGTCCATGCTGGGCTTTGCGCTGGAGGACATGTTCATCAAGCTTTTGGCGGATACGCTGAGTGTCGGGCAAATCCTGACGATGCTCGGGCTGGGCGGGGCGCTGGTCTTTGGCAGCGTGGTTCTGGCGCAGGGCAACCGCCCGCTGAGCCGCAGTATGCTGAACCTGCCGATCGCCCTGCGCGGGCTGGGCGAGATCCTGGGGACGATGTGCTTTGTCTCGGCCATCGTACTGACGCCGATTTCCAGCGCCTCGGCGATCCTGCAGGCCACGCCGCTGGTGGTCACACTGGGGGCGGCGCTGTTTCTGGGCGAGAAGGTGGGCTGGCGCAGGTGGAGCGCGATCGGCGTCGGGCTGTTTGGCGTGCTGGTGATCATCCGGCCCGGCATGGACAGCTTTGAGGTCCTGTCGCTGCTGGCGGTAGGGGCGGTTTTTGCCCTGACAATGCGAGACCTGGCTACCCGGCGCACACCCGCCGTGTTCACAACCATGCAGCTGAGTTTCCTCGGGTTTCTGGTGGTGATTCCCGCCGGGGTGACGCTGATGCTGTTCCAGGGCACCGCATTCGTCATGCCGCGCGGGGTGCAATGGGTCTATTTCCTGTCGGGGACAAGCATCGGTATCCTGGCCTATTACGCCATCGTCGCGGCGATGCGGGTGGGCGAGGTCAGTTTCGTCACGCCGTTCCGTTATGCGCGGCTGCTGTTCGCCCTGGTGATCGGCGTGGCGGTTTTTGGCGAACGGCCCGATGCGCTGACGCTGGCGGGGGCTGCGGTGATCGTGCTCTCAGGCATCTACACCGTGTGGCGCGAGCGCAAGATCGGCGTGCTGCCCTGA
- a CDS encoding NAD(P)-binding domain-containing protein, which translates to MRIGVIGCGMIASAAVRGIAADGHRITVSERSAVHANALANSFANVSIAGNQGVVDASDVIFLGLMAETAPDVLGALTFREDQRIITFMAGASLSAADALVRPARAVAIMMPFPGIAEGGTPVMMQGDEALVRELFGARNSIFPLQTPEELAAYLCAQAVLSPVAQMVQDAADWLGDHVSDKPQAEAFLRTLVTSNLSGMTSAALLEALSTPGGYNLRLRQHMAAAGMAQALRQGLDDLT; encoded by the coding sequence ATGAGAATTGGCGTCATAGGATGCGGCATGATTGCCAGCGCAGCGGTCCGGGGGATTGCGGCGGATGGCCATCGGATCACCGTGTCCGAACGAAGTGCCGTCCATGCGAATGCCCTGGCGAATAGTTTTGCGAATGTCAGCATCGCAGGCAATCAAGGGGTCGTGGATGCGAGCGATGTGATCTTTCTGGGGCTGATGGCCGAAACCGCGCCCGATGTTCTGGGCGCCCTCACCTTTCGCGAGGATCAGCGGATCATCACCTTCATGGCCGGGGCCAGCCTGTCGGCAGCCGATGCCTTGGTGCGCCCGGCGCGGGCGGTGGCGATCATGATGCCCTTTCCCGGTATTGCCGAGGGCGGAACACCCGTGATGATGCAGGGCGACGAGGCCCTCGTCAGGGAATTGTTCGGTGCCCGGAACAGCATTTTTCCGCTGCAAACCCCGGAGGAACTGGCCGCGTACCTCTGCGCCCAGGCCGTGCTGTCACCCGTCGCGCAGATGGTGCAGGACGCGGCGGACTGGCTGGGCGATCATGTGTCGGACAAACCGCAGGCGGAGGCGTTTCTGCGAACGCTGGTGACGTCGAACCTGTCGGGCATGACAAGTGCGGCCCTGCTGGAGGCGTTGAGCACGCCGGGCGGCTACAACCTGCGCCTTCGCCAGCATATGGCGGCGGCCGGCATGGCACAGGCGCTGCGGCAGGGGTTGGACGACCTGACCTGA
- a CDS encoding DMT family transporter, whose amino-acid sequence MERKDHMDLFGAVALIAFALHLAFNQVVVKVTAGGFSPVFSAGLRSAGAVVVLLIWMKLRGVSLHIPRRAMLGGILSGLFFALEFTGLFLALDMSTVSRVSVIFYTMPVWLAIIGHFVLPGEALTQAKILGLLMAVAGVVIAMLDRDAAHVSWTGDILALASAFCWAGIVLCVRITPLSEVPPAQQLLFQVFVSAPILLLIAPLFGPLIRDIEPIHIAGLLFQIVAVASLGFLAWFWLMTIYPASSVASFSFLSPVFSVILGWLLLSERVALPVWGALVLVAAGIYLINRKPRA is encoded by the coding sequence ATGGAACGCAAGGATCACATGGACCTCTTCGGTGCGGTCGCGCTGATCGCCTTCGCGCTGCACCTTGCCTTCAATCAGGTGGTGGTCAAAGTCACCGCAGGCGGGTTCAGCCCTGTCTTTTCCGCCGGACTGCGGTCGGCCGGGGCCGTCGTGGTGTTGCTCATCTGGATGAAGCTGCGCGGCGTTTCGCTGCACATCCCGCGCCGCGCCATGCTGGGCGGCATTTTGTCCGGTCTGTTCTTCGCGCTCGAATTCACCGGCCTGTTCCTGGCGCTGGACATGTCGACGGTCAGCCGCGTCTCGGTGATCTTCTACACCATGCCGGTCTGGCTGGCGATCATCGGGCATTTCGTACTTCCGGGCGAAGCTCTGACGCAGGCAAAGATACTGGGGCTGCTCATGGCGGTGGCGGGGGTGGTCATCGCGATGCTGGACCGCGACGCCGCCCATGTCAGCTGGACAGGCGATATTCTGGCGCTGGCCTCGGCCTTCTGCTGGGCGGGGATCGTGCTGTGCGTGCGCATCACACCGCTGTCCGAGGTGCCGCCGGCGCAGCAGCTGTTGTTCCAGGTGTTCGTTTCCGCCCCGATCCTGCTGCTGATCGCGCCGCTGTTCGGCCCGCTGATCCGCGACATTGAACCCATTCACATCGCCGGTCTGCTGTTCCAGATCGTCGCGGTCGCAAGCCTGGGCTTCCTCGCCTGGTTCTGGCTGATGACGATATACCCGGCGTCCTCGGTCGCCTCGTTCAGCTTCCTGTCGCCGGTGTTCTCGGTGATCCTGGGCTGGTTGCTGCTGTCAGAGCGTGTGGCCCTGCCGGTCTGGGGCGCGCTGGTGCTGGTGGCGGCGGGCATCTACCTCATCAACCGCAAGCCGAGGGCCTGA
- a CDS encoding Fur family transcriptional regulator translates to MSKPIITRCEAMGLRMTGQRRTIARAIEDSEDHPDVEELFRRASALDSGISLATVYRTVKLFEEAGILEKLEFGDGRARYEDAERDHHDHLIDMYSGEVIEFVDAEIEALQEKIAAKLGYELRGHRLELYGVPIKKT, encoded by the coding sequence ATGAGCAAACCCATCATCACGCGCTGCGAGGCCATGGGCCTGCGGATGACCGGCCAGCGCCGCACCATCGCCCGCGCCATCGAAGACAGCGAGGATCATCCAGACGTCGAAGAGCTGTTCCGCCGCGCTTCCGCGCTGGATTCGGGCATCTCGCTGGCCACGGTCTACCGGACCGTGAAACTGTTCGAAGAGGCGGGGATTCTCGAAAAGCTGGAGTTCGGCGACGGGCGCGCACGCTATGAAGACGCGGAACGCGACCACCACGATCACCTGATCGACATGTATTCGGGCGAGGTGATCGAATTCGTCGATGCCGAGATCGAGGCGCTGCAGGAAAAGATCGCCGCGAAGCTGGGCTATGAACTGCGCGGCCATCGGCTTGAGCTATATGGGGTGCCGATCAAGAAGACCTGA
- a CDS encoding DEAD/DEAH box helicase yields MSDFDMMELPPKLVARLKDMGITDPTPIQKQAIPHALNGRDVMGLAQTGTGKTAAFGVPLVAQMLENPRRPGPRCVRALVLAPTRELAQQIMVNLKGYCENSPLKAQMVVGGVSINPQIKRLERGVDMLVATPGRLLDLMDRRAVDLSETTFLVLDEADQMLDMGFIHDLRKISAVIPKERQTMLFSATMPKLMNEIANSYLDRPIRIEVTPPGKAADKVTQEVHFIAKAEKTALLTELLAKHKGERALVFGRTKHGSEKLMKTLVKAGFDAASIHGNKSQGQRDRAIEGFKEGKITVLVATDVAARGLDIPDVKHVYNYELPNVPDNYVHRIGRTARAGKDGAAIAFCAPDEMGELKAIQKTMGITIPVASGRAWEASEIPDKPKQGGGRRRGGGGGGRPGGGGPRGGGGGGAAKPGAGRNRRRGGGGGKPRGQRAA; encoded by the coding sequence ATGAGCGATTTCGACATGATGGAGCTGCCGCCGAAACTGGTGGCGCGGCTCAAGGACATGGGGATCACCGATCCCACGCCGATCCAGAAACAGGCGATCCCCCACGCGCTGAACGGGCGTGACGTGATGGGCCTGGCCCAGACCGGCACCGGCAAGACGGCGGCCTTTGGCGTGCCGCTGGTGGCGCAGATGCTGGAAAACCCCCGTCGCCCCGGACCGCGCTGCGTGCGGGCACTGGTGCTGGCGCCGACCCGCGAACTGGCCCAGCAGATCATGGTCAACCTCAAGGGCTACTGCGAGAATTCGCCGCTCAAGGCGCAGATGGTGGTCGGCGGCGTGTCGATCAATCCGCAGATCAAGCGGTTGGAACGGGGTGTGGACATGCTGGTGGCGACACCGGGCCGTCTGCTGGACCTGATGGACCGCCGTGCGGTGGACCTGAGCGAGACGACCTTCCTCGTTCTGGACGAAGCGGACCAGATGCTGGACATGGGGTTCATCCACGACCTGCGCAAAATCTCTGCCGTGATCCCGAAAGAGCGCCAGACGATGCTGTTTTCGGCCACCATGCCCAAGCTGATGAACGAGATCGCGAATTCCTATCTCGATCGGCCGATTCGGATCGAAGTCACCCCTCCGGGCAAGGCGGCCGACAAGGTCACACAGGAAGTCCATTTCATTGCCAAGGCGGAAAAGACCGCGCTGCTGACCGAGCTTTTGGCCAAGCACAAGGGCGAGCGCGCGCTGGTCTTTGGCCGCACGAAACACGGGTCGGAAAAGCTGATGAAGACGCTGGTCAAAGCCGGTTTCGACGCCGCGTCGATCCACGGCAACAAGAGCCAGGGTCAGCGCGACCGCGCCATCGAAGGTTTCAAGGAGGGCAAGATCACCGTGCTGGTGGCAACCGATGTGGCGGCGCGCGGGCTGGACATTCCCGACGTGAAACACGTCTACAATTATGAACTGCCCAACGTGCCGGACAATTATGTCCACCGGATCGGCCGGACCGCTCGGGCGGGCAAGGATGGCGCGGCCATCGCCTTTTGCGCGCCGGACGAGATGGGCGAACTGAAAGCCATTCAGAAGACGATGGGCATCACCATTCCCGTGGCCTCGGGGCGCGCCTGGGAAGCCTCGGAAATTCCCGACAAGCCCAAGCAGGGCGGCGGACGTCGCCGGGGTGGCGGCGGTGGCGGTCGCCCCGGTGGCGGTGGCCCGCGGGGCGGTGGCGGCGGTGGCGCAGCCAAACCCGGCGCGGGCCGCAACCGGCGTCGCGGCGGCGGCGGCGGCAAGCCCAGAGGTCAGCGCGCGGCCTGA
- a CDS encoding tellurite resistance TerB family protein, with translation MSLMKTLAKVAIGVAVAKGAKSLMGRNTKGGTGQSGGLGGLLGGLTGGTSGGMGQGQRTTGSTSRGGLQDMLGGLLGGNTSMTGGAAGGLGGLLENIGGSRGAGGLGGMLGGLAGAAGAGGLLAGSRNAVRRHPEKENASFGAVLNSQFDSTPEPEIEPSQDQEALAALMLAAMIQAAKSDGVFDDDEKARLMEHLGEVDADDAAFIEEQMQAPVDVDALVRDTPEGMGPQIYAVSLLAIDLDTQQEAQYLHKLAQAYGMSPEEVNEIHADMGVPSLYT, from the coding sequence ATGAGTTTGATGAAGACACTGGCCAAGGTCGCGATCGGCGTCGCGGTGGCGAAAGGCGCGAAGTCCTTGATGGGCCGCAATACCAAGGGTGGCACGGGCCAGTCCGGCGGGCTCGGCGGTCTGTTGGGGGGGCTTACGGGTGGCACCTCGGGCGGCATGGGCCAGGGCCAGCGCACCACCGGGAGCACCAGCAGAGGTGGGCTTCAGGACATGCTGGGCGGTCTGCTGGGCGGAAATACCAGCATGACCGGCGGCGCCGCGGGCGGGCTGGGTGGCCTGCTGGAAAACATCGGCGGCTCACGCGGCGCCGGGGGTCTGGGCGGGATGCTGGGCGGGCTTGCCGGGGCTGCCGGGGCGGGCGGGCTGCTGGCAGGCAGCCGTAACGCGGTGCGCCGCCACCCGGAAAAGGAGAACGCCAGCTTCGGTGCGGTGCTCAACTCGCAGTTCGACAGCACGCCCGAGCCCGAGATCGAACCTTCGCAGGATCAGGAGGCATTGGCGGCCCTGATGCTGGCCGCGATGATCCAGGCGGCGAAATCCGACGGGGTCTTTGACGATGACGAAAAGGCGCGGCTGATGGAGCATCTGGGCGAGGTCGATGCCGATGACGCGGCCTTTATCGAGGAACAGATGCAGGCCCCGGTGGATGTGGACGCGCTGGTGCGCGACACGCCCGAAGGCATGGGCCCGCAGATCTATGCGGTGTCGCTGCTGGCCATCGACCTGGATACCCAGCAGGAGGCGCAGTACCTGCACAAGCTGGCGCAGGCCTATGGCATGTCGCCGGAAGAGGTGAACGAAATTCACGCCGACATGGGCGTGCCATCGCTGTACACCTGA
- a CDS encoding NYN domain-containing protein, which produces MTEQIPNAALRDRPLLAVLIDADNVPAKHAAKIMREVASIGEPALRRVYGDWSNPHLKGWKQPIHELGLVAHQETSNSTGKNASDIGLVIHAMDILHGGKFDAFVIVSSDSDFTALVNRLREDGLTVIGIGEAKTNPALRNVYNRFILIENIPDPDAPKTVRESNAKADKALPLFEEAMDKIDAEDGWYNLGQIGQAIQASHPDFDTRSYGYGKLSALVAALTALETEKNGNRLVIRPKN; this is translated from the coding sequence ATGACAGAACAGATCCCCAATGCCGCTTTGCGCGACCGTCCCCTGCTGGCGGTGCTGATCGACGCGGACAATGTGCCCGCCAAACATGCCGCCAAGATCATGCGCGAGGTTGCCTCGATCGGGGAACCGGCCCTGCGGCGTGTCTATGGCGACTGGTCCAACCCGCATCTGAAGGGCTGGAAGCAGCCGATCCATGAACTGGGGCTTGTGGCGCATCAGGAGACATCCAATTCCACCGGCAAGAACGCCAGCGACATCGGGCTGGTGATCCACGCGATGGATATCCTGCATGGCGGCAAGTTCGACGCCTTTGTCATCGTGTCGTCGGACAGCGATTTCACCGCGCTGGTGAACCGCCTGCGCGAGGATGGGCTGACGGTGATCGGCATCGGCGAGGCCAAGACCAACCCGGCGCTGCGCAACGTCTACAACCGCTTCATCCTGATCGAGAACATCCCCGACCCGGATGCCCCCAAGACCGTCAGGGAAAGCAACGCCAAGGCCGACAAGGCCCTGCCGCTGTTCGAGGAAGCGATGGACAAGATCGACGCCGAGGACGGATGGTACAATCTGGGCCAGATCGGCCAGGCCATTCAGGCCAGCCATCCCGATTTCGACACGCGTTCCTATGGCTACGGCAAGCTGAGCGCGCTGGTCGCGGCGTTGACCGCGCTGGAGACGGAAAAGAACGGCAACCGGCTGGTGATCCGGCCGAAGAATTAG
- the eno gene encoding phosphopyruvate hydratase, producing MSTIIDIHAREILDSRGNPTVEVDVILEDGTMGRAAVPSGASTGAYEAVERRDGDKSRYLGKGVLEACAAVNGEIAEALVGIDATEQVEIDAMMIELDGTDNKSRLGANAILGVSLAAAKAAADFCTQPLYRYVGGTSARILPVPMMNIINGGEHADNPIDIQEFMIMPVAAENIRDAVRMGAEVFHTLKKELSAAGLATGVGDEGGFAPNINSTRDALDFILKSIEKAGYKPGEDMYLALDCAATEYYQSGVYTLAGEGKKLSSEENVDYLAALVADYPIISIEDGMSEDDWDGWAALTARLGDKVQLVGDDLFVTNPARLAEGIRRGSANSMLVKVNQIGTLTETLKAVDMAHRAGFTNVMSHRSGETEDATIADLAVATNCGQIKTGSLARSDRLAKYNQLIRIEESLGETAEYAGRSILK from the coding sequence ATGAGCACGATCATCGACATCCATGCCCGCGAAATTCTCGACAGCCGGGGCAACCCGACGGTCGAGGTCGACGTGATCCTCGAAGATGGCACCATGGGACGCGCCGCCGTGCCCTCGGGTGCGTCCACGGGTGCCTACGAGGCGGTCGAGCGCCGGGACGGCGACAAATCGCGCTACCTGGGCAAGGGTGTGCTGGAAGCCTGCGCCGCCGTGAACGGCGAAATCGCCGAGGCGCTGGTGGGCATCGACGCGACCGAACAGGTCGAGATCGACGCGATGATGATCGAACTCGATGGCACCGACAACAAGAGCCGCCTGGGCGCCAACGCCATCCTGGGCGTGTCGCTGGCGGCGGCCAAGGCGGCGGCGGACTTCTGCACCCAACCGCTTTATCGCTATGTCGGCGGCACCTCGGCCCGCATCCTGCCGGTCCCGATGATGAACATCATCAACGGCGGCGAACATGCGGACAACCCGATCGACATTCAGGAATTCATGATCATGCCGGTCGCCGCAGAGAATATCCGCGACGCGGTGCGCATGGGGGCCGAGGTGTTCCACACGTTGAAAAAGGAACTCTCCGCCGCAGGCCTCGCCACCGGCGTCGGTGACGAAGGCGGCTTCGCACCCAACATCAACTCCACACGCGACGCCCTTGATTTCATTCTGAAATCCATCGAAAAAGCAGGCTACAAACCGGGCGAGGACATGTACCTCGCGCTCGACTGCGCCGCGACGGAATACTACCAGTCCGGCGTCTACACCCTGGCTGGCGAAGGCAAGAAGCTGAGCTCGGAAGAAAACGTCGACTACCTTGCCGCGCTGGTGGCGGACTACCCCATCATCTCTATCGAGGACGGCATGTCGGAAGACGACTGGGACGGCTGGGCCGCCCTGACCGCGCGGCTGGGCGACAAGGTGCAACTGGTGGGCGATGACCTCTTCGTGACCAACCCCGCCCGGCTCGCCGAAGGGATCAGGCGCGGCTCGGCCAATTCAATGCTGGTCAAGGTCAACCAGATCGGCACGCTGACCGAAACCCTCAAAGCCGTGGACATGGCGCATCGCGCAGGCTTCACGAATGTGATGTCGCACCGGTCCGGCGAAACCGAGGATGCCACCATCGCCGACCTCGCCGTCGCGACCAACTGCGGCCAGATCAAGACCGGCAGCCTCGCGCGGTCCGACCGCCTGGCGAAATACAACCAGTTGATCCGTATCGAGGAATCTCTGGGCGAAACCGCCGAATACGCGGGGCGCAGCATCCTGAAATGA